In the genome of Notamacropus eugenii isolate mMacEug1 chromosome 5, mMacEug1.pri_v2, whole genome shotgun sequence, one region contains:
- the ZDHHC19 gene encoding palmitoyltransferase ZDHHC19 isoform X2, whose product MGSQQGGESQAVALLSPGGPGCLVMLPRRVPHRNVPHSWALSSVFAAFNVVLLLTISGLFFSFPCRWLAQHGDWVFPTITGFLFVPTVVSLIFLNFSDPGILHRGSEWQCPLAIKVVWVNKRAFHLQWCHRCCYHRPPRTYHCPWCNICVEDFDHHCKWVNNCIGQRNFRCFMVLVVSLCLYTGALLSACLAFLVQTFQQPFSVDKAFAIVVAVPAAAFLLPLLLLLFMQALSVSSAERSYEVKCRYLQGYNPFDLGCASNWYLTFCAPLGPKYMAKAIRLQRVVGPDRAQISRLCSPQWHVAPCPIPVPYSQSSGVSCPYAVTVPTLHSTGAVPGLHPTSMPRPHPANMPGSHSVPMLAPQLFHMKPWSGRGPLGGGEEAPPPKLQSVGVLPQLREGQRQALGIHSPGASPC is encoded by the exons ATGGGTAGCCAGCAGGGGGGAGAGAGCCAAGCTGTGGCTCTACTCTCCCCTGGGGGCCCTGGGTGCCTGGTCATGCTCCCCAGGAGGGTGCCGCACAGGAATGTGCCTCACTCCTGGGCTCTGTCTAGCGTTTTTGCTGCCTTCAACGTTGTATTGCTGCTCACCATCAGTGGTCTGTTCTTCTCCTTTCC TTGCAGGTGGCTTGCTCAACATGGTGACTGGGTGTTTCCCACCATCACCGGGTTCCTTTTTGTTCCCACTGTGGTCagtcttatttttctcaatttctctgACCCTGGCATTCTCCACCGAG GTTCTGAGTGGCAGTGCCCATTGGCCATCAAAGTGGTTTGGGTGAACAAGAGAGCTTTCCACCTGCAGTGGTGCCATAGGTGTTGCTACCACCGTCCTCCCCGGACCTACCACTGTCCCTGGTGCAACATCTGTGTGGAG GACTTTGATCACCACTGCAAATGGGTCAACAATTGCATTGGCCAACGCAACTTCCGATGTTTCATGGTGCTAGTGGTCTCGCTCTGCCTCTACACGGGGGCCCTGCTTTCTGCCTGCTTGGCCTTCCTCGTCCAAACGTTCCAACAGCCATTCTCTGTAGATAAGGCCTTCGC CATTGTGGTCGCTGTCCCAGCTGCAGCCTTTCTGCTGcccctgctactgctgctgttcaTGCAAGCTTTGTCCGTGAGCTCGGCTGAACGCTCCTATGAGGTCAAG TGCCGTTACCTGCAGGGTTATAATCCCTTTGACCTGGGCTGTGCCAGTAACTGGTATTTAACCTTTTGTGCACCGCTGGGACCTAA gTATATGGCAAAAGCCATCCGGCTGCAGAGAGTGGTGGGGCCAGACAGAGCTCAAATATCCAGATTATGTTCCCCTCAGTGGCATGTTGCCCCTTGCCCCATCCCTGTGCCTTACTCTCAGTCCTCTGGTGTGTCTTGTCCCTATGCTGTCACTGTGCCCACCCTTCATTCTACTGGAGCTGTGCCAGGCCTTCACCCTACCAGCATGCCAAGACCCCACCCTGCCAATATGCCAGGCTCACACTCTGTTCCCATGCTCGCCCCCCAACTCTTCCACATGAAACCGTGGTCTGGGAGAGGTCCattagggggaggggaagaggctCCTCCGCCAAAG